Genomic DNA from Mycolicibacterium helvum:
CGGTCACCGACCGAGCCGATCCGTTCGCGTTCGCGACGGAGGTCCCACCGCACACCGCGTCGCGGGTGTTCACCTCGGACTACACCTGGGACGACGCCGGCTGGATGACGCAGCGGGCGGCCCAGAACCCGGTGTTCGAACCGATGAGCACCTATGAGGTTCACCTCGGCTCCTGGCGGCCCGGCCTGAGCTATCGCGACCTGGCCGAGCAGCTCACCGATTACGTTCTGGCGCAGGGTTTCACCCACGTCGAACTGCTGCCGGTGGCCGAGCATCCATTCGGCGGCTCGTGGGGCTATCAGGTGACGTCGTACTACGCACCGACGTCCCGGTTCGGGACGCCCGACGAGTTCCGGTTGCTGGTGGACACCTTGCACCGGGCCGGTATCGGCGTCATCGTCGACTGGGTGCCTGCGCACTTCCCGAAGGATGCTTGGGCGCTGGGCCGCTTCGACGGCACACCACTCTACGAGCACTCCGACCCGCGCCGCGGTGAGCAACTCGACTGGGGTACTTACGTCTTCGACTTCGGCCGGGCCGAAGTGCGCAACTTCCTGGTGGCCAACGCCCTGTATTGGCTGCAGGAATTCCATATCGACGGCCTGCGGGTGGATGCCGTCGCATCCATGCTCTACCTGGACTATTCCCGTCCGGCCGACGGCTGGACGCCCAACATCTACGGCGGCCGGGAGAATCTCGAGGCGGTGCAGTTCCTCCAGGAGATGAACGCGACCGTCCACAAGATGGCGCCCGGCATCGTCACGATCGCCGAGGAGTCCACTTCATGGCCCGGCGTAACCCGCCCGACCAACCTTGGCGGGCTTGGCTTTTCGATGAAGTGGAACATGGGGTGGATGCACGACACCCTGGACTACATCAGCCGCGACCCGATCTACCGCACCTACCATCACGGCGAGCTGACCTTCTCACTGCTCTACGCGTTCAGCGAGAATTTCGTCTTGCCGATCAGCCACGACGAGGTGGTGCACGGCAAGGGCACGCTGTGGGGCCGGATGCCGGGCAACGATCACGTCAAGGCGGCCGGGCTGCGCAGCCTGCTCGCCTATCAGTGGGCGCATCCCGGTAAGCAGCTGTTGTTCATGGGCCAGGAGTTCGGCCAGCGCGCGGAATGGTCGGAGGAACGCGGCGTCGACTGGTACCAGCTTGACGAGAACAGCTACTCCAACGGGATCATGCGGTTCGTCGCCGATATCAACGGGTTGTACCGCAGCCGTCCAGCGTTGTGGAGCCAGGACACCAGGCCGGAGGGCTACTCCTGGATCGACGCCAACGACTCGGCCAACAACGTCCTGAGCTTCCTGCGCTACGGCAGTGACGGTTCGGTGATGGCCTGCGTGTTCAACTTCTCCGGTTCCGAGCACACCCGCTATCGGCTGGGCCTGCCGCACAGTGGAACCTGGCGTGAGGTGCTCAACAGCGACGCGACGCTCTACAACGGTGCGGGCGTCGGCAACTTCGGTGCCGTCGAGGCCGGCGACGAGCCGTGGCACGGCCGGCCGGCATCGGCGACGCTGGTGCTGCCGCCCACCTCGGCGATCTGGCTCGAGCCGGCCTAAAGCTCAATACAGGGCGTTGGCGAGATTACGCCGGCCGGTGATCACGTCGGGATCGGCTGGGTCGAACAACTCGAACAACTCGATGAGCCGAGTGCGGACCTTGGTGCGGTCGTCATCGGAAGTCTTGCGCACCAAGGCGATCAGCCGATCGAAGGCCGGGATGACGTCCTGATTGAGGATCTGCACATCGGCTGCGGCGAAGGCGGCGTCGATATCGTCGGGCGCCGCATCGGACTCGGCGACCGCGTCGGTACTGTGGGCGGTGGCGCGCTCGAGGAAGGTCATCTGCCGCAACGCGCCCTTGGCTTCGGTATTCGCCGGGTCGGCGTCGAGGATGGCCTGATACGCCGCCGCCGCGCCGGCGAAATCGCCGGCGTCGAGAAGGTCACGGGCTTGTGCCAAGGCCGGATCGACGGCCGCCTCGTCCTCGGAATCAGCTGAGCCGGGGAGCTTTCCGGCAGTGGCCGACAGCAGTGAGTCGACCCAGCGACGCAGCTGCTCGGGGGGTTGCGGGCCTTGGAAGCTGGCCAGCGGCTGTCCGCCGGCCAGGGCCACCACCGTGGGAACCGCCTCGATGCCGAACATCTGGGCCACGCGCGGAACCACGTCGACGTTCACCGTGGCCAACGACCACGTGCCGTTGTCGTCAGCAGCCAACGCGCCCAATACCTGGGCCAGCTGCACCGAGGTGTCGCTGCGGGGCGACCACAGCACCACCACAACCGGCACTTCCCCGGAGCGGACCAGCACCTCGGCTTCGAAGTTCGCCTCGGTGATCTCGACGCCACCGCTGGGGGCGGTCGCACCGCCGGATGCTGGCTGCTGAGCCCGTTGTTTGAGGCCGGATAGATCGACGGCACCAGCCATGGCGGGGCCGATCGAAGGGCGTGGACGCGTCACGTACCCAAGTCTGTCACGTCGTCGTTCGGGCCGAATCCCGCGGTTGAGAAGAAGCCGCTGGAACCGCCCCGCCACCCAATTTCGCCGTCCGATCAGCCCATATGAGGAAGATCACACTTCCCAGGGGCACGATGCTCCCCAGCAACGCCAGCAACCACGTCCCCACGCCCCACGAGTAGGCGAGTCCGGCCAGGAGAGCAGCGATCACGAATGCGATGAACACCAGTCCGTGCGCCATCCCGAAGACCTTGACCCCGATCTCGGTGCGTGGGCTGCCCAGGTACTTGAAGTACATCCCGACCAGCAGTCCAACCCAACTCACCGCTTCGGCCAGCGCGACCAGCCGGAACCGGCCGGCCGTGCTACGGATATCAAAAGTGCTCGCCATGCCGCCATTGTGCCGCAGCCGCGCGCCAGCTACTACGCTGCGTCGTTGCTGCGGCCGCCGCTACCTCGTCAGGCGCGCAGGATCAGCGCATCGCCCTGGCCGCCGGCGCCGCAGAGCGCGGCCACCGCATAGCCCGAGCCGCGCCGAGATAGCTCCAGCGCCGCGTGCAGGGTGATGCGTGCGCCCGACATACCAATCGGGTGTCCGACCGCAATGGCGCCACCGTGGCGGTTGACCCGGTCGGCGTCCACGCCCAGCTCGCGGGTCGAGGCCAACGCGACGGCGGAAAACGCCTCGTTGATCTCAATGACATCCAGCTGGTCGGCGGTGATGCCTTCCCGAGCGAGGGCCTTTTTGATGGCATTGGCCGGCTGGGACTGCAGCGTGGAGTCCGGGCCGGCGACCACGCCGTGCGCACCGATCTCGCACAGCCACGTCAGGCCCAGTTCTTGGGCCTTGGCCTTGTTCATCACCACGACAGCGCAACCGCCATCGGAGATCTGCGAGGCCGAACCGGCGGTGATGGTGCCGTCCTTGCGGAACGCCGGCTTGAGCCCGGACAGCGATTCGGCCGTGGTGTTGGCCCGGATGCCCTCATCCTCGGCGAACTCGATCGGGTCACCCTTGCGCTGCGGAATCGACACCGGGACCACTTCGTTGGTGAACGCCCCGTCCTTCCACGCCGCGGCGGCCTTCCGATGCGAGGTGGCGGCGAATTCGTCCTGCTCGAGGCGGGTGAACTTGTCGGCGTCGTTGCGCTGCTCGGTCAGTGCGCCCATCGGCTGATCGGTGAAGACATCGTGCAGGCCGTCGTAGGCCATCGAGTCGACCACGGTGACGTCGCCGTACTTGTAGCCCTCGCGGCTGTTGATCAGCAGGTGCGGTGCCTTGGTCATCGACTCCTGACCGCCGGCGACGACGACGTCGAACTCGCCGGCCCGAATGAGCTGATCAGCAAGCGCGATCGAGTCGATGCCGGACAGGCACATCTTGTTGATGCTCAGGGCAGGCACGTCCCAGCCGATTCCGGCGGCGACGGACGCCTGGCGGGCCGGCATCTGGCCGGCGCCGGCGGTCAGCACCTGGCCCATGATCACGTACTCGACCAGCGACGCCGGGACGTTTGCCTTCTCCAGGGCACCCTTGATGGCGATCGCGCCCAAGTCGCTGCCCGAGAAATCCTTGAGTGAACCCATCAGTTTGCCGATGGGAGTGCGAGCCCCAGCAACGATCACCGACGTCGTCATTCCTGCCTCCCTGAACGTTTTGAGCCGCTCCGATGCGGCTATTCACGGATCCCCCAGTAGTTGAACCCGATCTGATTAGGTTACCTTTGCGTTATGACCGCCGAGCAAGTCGACGCCCGTCCCGTCCTGGCCAGTGCGCTCGTCACCGCTGTCGACCACGTCGGCATCGCGGTGCCGGATCTCGATGCGGCGATCCAGTGGTATCACGAGCACCTCGGCATGATCCTGGTGCACGAGGAGATCAACGAAGACCAGGGTATTCGCGAGGCGATGCTGTCCCTGAAGAACGCCGCACCGGACTGTGCGCAGATCCAGCTGATGGCCCCGCTCGATGAGACGTCGACAATCGCCAAGTTCATCGACAAGCGCGGCCCCGGCATCCAGCAGATGGCCTACCGGGTCAGCGATCTGGACGCCATCTCGGAACAGTTGCGTGGCCAAGGTGTCCGGTTGATCTACGACGCACCGCGACGCGGAACGGCCAACTCGCGGATCAACTTCATCCACCCCAAGGATGCCGGTGGCGTCCTGGTGGAACTCGTCGAGCCGGCCGCTTCCCACTAGCCGGTTACGACCACTTTCGGGTCGGTCCGCGCGAAGCCCTGTTGGCCCAGCACGCGGTGTGCCAATGCCGCCGGTCCTCCAGCCCAGCCGCACCCTGATCGACCGGCCACACCACTACGTGTGCTGTGCCCGAGCGGATTTCGTGATCACATCCGGGGCACCGATAGTTCTTGACGGCACGCGCCCCCGGGATCGGCCGTACCTCGTAGCCGAAGCCGTCGGTACCCAACTCGACTCGGCGCTGGCCGGGCAGCGGCGGCAAACCGCTCCCCTTCCGACGGCTCGGTCGGCGCCGTGGCATCAGAAGAGCCGGAACTCGTCGCTGTCCATCCCGCGCATAACGTCGTAATCGAGAGTGACACAACGTATCCCGCGATCAGTGGCCAGCGTGCGCGCCTGCGGCTTGATCTGCTGGGCAGCGAACACGCCGCTGACGGGAGCCAGCAGACTGTCGCGGTTGAGCAGTTCGAGGTAGCGCGTCAGTTGCTCGACACCGTCGATCTCACCGCGGCGCTTGATCTCTACTGCCACCGTGCGGCCCTGGTCGTCACGGCACAAGATGTCCACCGGACCGATCGCAGTCATGAACTCGCGGCGGACCAGCGTATAGCCGTCGCCCAACAGTTCGATGTGCTCGGCCAGCAGCTTCTGCAGATGGGCTTCGACACCATCCTTCACCAAGCCGGGATCGATCCCGAGCTCGTGGCTGGAGTCGTGCTCGATGCCCTCGATGGTGATACGCAGCTGCTCACCGGTTTTGTTCTCCACCACCCATACCGGCAAAGAATCGTCGGGCGCCTCCTCGGTGAGCCAGCACGGCGGACTCATCCAGTTCAGCGGCTTGTAGGCACGGTCGTCGGCGTGCACGCTGACCGAACCGTCAGCCTTGATCAGCAGCAGCCGGCGAGCCGAGGGCAGATGAGCGGTGAGCCGACCGACGTAGTCGACGGTGCATTGAGCGATCACGAGGCGCACCGCACAAGCTTAGGGTCTGCGGCCCGCGACGAATTAGGCTGACGCCACCATGAGTTCCCACCCCAGCGTTGCCCAGCGGTTGGGCCGGGTTCTGGAGCGAGTCACCCGGCAGAGCGGTCGGCTGGTCGGCACCCCGGCCTACGGCTCACTGCTGCTGGGCAAGGTCGATGAAAGCCCGGCCCGTCGGCGGGTCCGGATCCAGACGCTGGTCACTGTCTCATTGCTGGCGGTGAACGTCATCGGGATCCTGGTGGCGGCGCTGTTCGTGACGGTGGCATTCCCGGTGCCCAGCGTGTTCCACGACGTGCCGCCGTGGCTCACCTACGCGGTGGCCCCCGCCTATGCCGCCTTCGCGCTGGTGTTCGGCAGCTGGTGGATCACCACCCGCACGGTCAACGACCTTCGCTGGGCCGTCGAGGGACGTACACCGACACGGGTCGACCAGCGCAATGCGTTCTTCACCCCGTGGCGGGTCGCCATGGCGCAGCTGGCTCTGTGGGCGGTCGGCACCGCCGCGTTCACCGTCCTCTACGGGCTCTACGACCCCGCCTTCATTCCCCGGATCGCCCTCGCGGTGGCCTTCTGCGGCATCCTGGTGTCGACCGGCGCCTACATGTTCACCGAGTTCGCCCTGCGCCCCGTGGCGGCCCAGGCACTGGCCGCGGGGCCGCCCCCGCACCGCCTAGCGCCCGGGATCATGGGCCGCACGATGACGGTGTGGATGCTGGTCTCCGGGGCGCCGATGATCGGAATCGGGCTGACCGCACTGCTTTCACTACTGCTGAAGAATCTGACCAGGACGCAGTTGGAAGTCGCGATCATCATCATCTCGCTGGCGGCGCTGGTGTCCGGCTTCCTGCTGATGTGGATTCTGGCCTGGCTCACCGCAACTCCAGTGCGGGTGGTGCGCTCGGCCCTCAGGCGCGTCGAGGGCGGGGACCTGAGCGCCAACCTTGTCGTCTTCGACGGCACCGAACTCGGTGAGCTGCAACGCGGTTTCAACTCCATGGTGAACGGGCTTCGGGAACGGGAGCGGGTGCGCGATCTGTTCGGCCGCCACGTCGGGCGCGAAGTCGCGGCGGCGGCCGAATTGCAGCGGCCCACGCTGGGCGGAGAAGAGCGCCATGTGGCAGTGCTTTTCGTCGATATCGTCCAGTCCACCCGATTGGTCAGCACGCTGCCACCGATCGAGGTCGTCGAACTGCTCAACCGGTTCTTCGCGGTCGTCGTCGAGGAGGTCGACCGCCATCGCGGAATAGTCAACAAGTTCGAGGGTGACGCGACGCTGGCGATCTTCGGTGCCCCCGTCACGTTGGAGAACCCGGAGGACGACGCACTGGCCGCGGCCCGCACGATCATGCAACGACTCAAGCGGGAGGTACCCGAATGCCCCGCGGGTATCGGGGTCACAGCCGGGCAAGTGGTCGCCGGCAACGTGGGCGCCAACGAACGATTCGAGTACACCGTGATCGGCGGACCGGTCAACGAGGCCGCACGCCTGTCGGAACTGGCCAAGAACGCGGACAGCCGCGTGCTGGCGTCGGCCGCGGCGGTCGAGAACGCCAGCGAGAAGGAACGAGCCCGTTGGGTGTTCGGTGACACGGTGACCTTGCGCGGCCACGACCAGCCGACCCGGCTGGCGGTACCCGTCTGAATCAGGCCACCGGGCGACAGCTTCTGGCCAGAGTCCGGCGATCATGGTGGATATGGCCGCCTCGGCGGAAGCGTCGAGGCGGGTGCATACGGTGAGCTGTCGTGGCGTTCGACGATGTCATCGCATTCGACTTAGCCAGTGCGGTAGAGGTATTCAGCCGCGTACCACTGCCGGATGGGCGGTTGGTGTGCTGATCCGAGGTTCCCGCCCGCGATCCACGAGCAACGGCCCGACCACGATGTCGATTTTCCGCTAGTGATGTCGCTGCTGGCGTGTAAAAGTTCCAGATATGCACGACGATTTCGACCACTGCTACCGGGCCGTGCAGTCCAGGGACTCCAGGTTCGACGGTTGGTTCGTCACCGCGGTCAAGACCACCGGTATCTACTGCCGGCCCAGCTGCCCGGTGCGCCTACCGCTGGCCCGCAACGTGTGCTTTTATCCCAGCTCGGCCGCCGCCCAGCGGGCCGGTTTCCGGGCCTGCAAGCGATGCCGCCCCGACGCATCCCCGGGATCGCCGGAGTGGAACGTTCGCGGCGACGCTGTGGCCCGGGCGATGCGACTGATCGCCGACGGCACGGTGGACCGGGAAGGCGTCACCGGATTGGCCGCCCAGGTGGGATACACAACCCGTCAGCTCGAACGCGTGCTGCAGGCCGAGGTCGGTGCGGGTCCGCTGGCACTGGCCCGTGCCCAGCGGGTGCAGACGGCACGGGTACTCATCGAGACCACCGACATGCCGTTCAGCGATATCGCGTTCGCGGCGGGCTTCGCCAGCATCCGGCAGTTCAACGACACCCTCCGAGCGGCGTGCGATATGACACCGACGGCGCTGCGGCACAAGACCATCCACCGCGATCGGTGCGGCAGTGCGCCGGGCGGGCAGGCGTTGACGCTCCGGCTGCCGGTACGGACGCCATTTGCCTACGAGGGTGTGTTCGGCCATCTGGCGGCCGGCGCGGTGCCGGGCTGCGAAGAGGTGCGCGACGGCGCCTATCGCCGGACGCTGCGCCTGCCCTCAGGTTATGGGGTGGTCAGCCTGACACCGCAGCCCGACCACGTCCGGTGCCAGCTGGTGCTCGAGCAGGTCCGCGATCTCTCGACGGCGATCGCCCGGTGCCGGCGGCTGTTGGACCTCGACGCTGACCCCGAGGCCGTCATCGACGTGCTGGGTGTCGACGCCGACCTGCGGGACCTGGTGGCCAAGGCGCCAGGGCAGCGGATCCCGCGAACCGTCGACGAAGAGGAGCTGACCGTGCGAGCCGTCCTCGGGCAGCAGGTTTCGACCAAGGCAGCGCGTACCCATGCGGCCCGCCTGGTCAACGCGTACGGCAGTCCGGTGACCGATCCGTACGGCGGGCTGACCCATACATTCCCCAGCGTCGTGCAGCTGGCCGAGATCGATCCGGCTCATCTGGCGATGCCAGCCGCTCGTCGGCGGTCGCTGACCGGCCTGATCGGAGCACTGGCCACCGGCGAGCTCACCGTGAATCCTGGCTGCGACTGGGAGCAAGCGCGCCAACAGCTGTTGGCACTGCCCGGCATCGGGCCATGGACCGCGGAGATCGTGGCCATGCGGGGGCTGGGTGATCCCGATGCCTTCCCTGCCAGCGACCTCGGGGTGCGGCTGGCGGCCGAACAACTCGGCCTGGCCACCGACGTGCGGACACTGACCGCCCGTGGTGCACGCTGGCGACCGTGGCGGTCGTACGCGGTGCAACACCTTTGGACGACTCTCGACCATTCTGTGAATCAGTGGCCACCGAAGGAGACGATGTGACGACGATGTACTACCGAACGATCGACAGCCCGGTCGGGCCGCTCACCCTGGCGGGCACCGGATCGACGTTGATGCATCTGCGGATGGTGGACCAGACCCACGAGCCGAATCGATCCGACTGGCAGCCGGCCGAGGGCGAGGTATTCGCCGAGGCGGTCGAGCAGCTGGCCGCTTATTTCGCGGGTGAGCTCACCGAATTCAACCTCGACCTGAATCTTGCCGGGACGGAATTCCAGAGGAAGGTGTGGACAGCGCTGTGCACCATTCCGTATGGGGAGACGCGGTCCTATGGCGAAATCGCCATGCAAATCGGCTCACCGGGCGCTTCACGAGCGGTGGGATTGGCCAATGG
This window encodes:
- the glgB gene encoding 1,4-alpha-glucan branching protein GlgB: MTRTEKLASPHLAPDPAEVARLVAGVHHNPHSILGAHEYADHTVIRALKPHAEEVVALVGDERHRMAHIDSGVFAVALPFTNLVDYRLEVTYPGGHTITVADGYRFLPTLGEMDLHLFGEGRHERLWEILGAHPRSFTTADGVVEGVSFAVWAPNAKGINLIGEFNHWDGNDAPMRVLGSSGVWELFWPGFPTDGLYKFRVHGVDGSVTDRADPFAFATEVPPHTASRVFTSDYTWDDAGWMTQRAAQNPVFEPMSTYEVHLGSWRPGLSYRDLAEQLTDYVLAQGFTHVELLPVAEHPFGGSWGYQVTSYYAPTSRFGTPDEFRLLVDTLHRAGIGVIVDWVPAHFPKDAWALGRFDGTPLYEHSDPRRGEQLDWGTYVFDFGRAEVRNFLVANALYWLQEFHIDGLRVDAVASMLYLDYSRPADGWTPNIYGGRENLEAVQFLQEMNATVHKMAPGIVTIAEESTSWPGVTRPTNLGGLGFSMKWNMGWMHDTLDYISRDPIYRTYHHGELTFSLLYAFSENFVLPISHDEVVHGKGTLWGRMPGNDHVKAAGLRSLLAYQWAHPGKQLLFMGQEFGQRAEWSEERGVDWYQLDENSYSNGIMRFVADINGLYRSRPALWSQDTRPEGYSWIDANDSANNVLSFLRYGSDGSVMACVFNFSGSEHTRYRLGLPHSGTWREVLNSDATLYNGAGVGNFGAVEAGDEPWHGRPASATLVLPPTSAIWLEPA
- a CDS encoding tetratricopeptide repeat protein — protein: MTRPRPSIGPAMAGAVDLSGLKQRAQQPASGGATAPSGGVEITEANFEAEVLVRSGEVPVVVVLWSPRSDTSVQLAQVLGALAADDNGTWSLATVNVDVVPRVAQMFGIEAVPTVVALAGGQPLASFQGPQPPEQLRRWVDSLLSATAGKLPGSADSEDEAAVDPALAQARDLLDAGDFAGAAAAYQAILDADPANTEAKGALRQMTFLERATAHSTDAVAESDAAPDDIDAAFAAADVQILNQDVIPAFDRLIALVRKTSDDDRTKVRTRLIELFELFDPADPDVITGRRNLANALY
- a CDS encoding DUF3817 domain-containing protein, with protein sequence MASTFDIRSTAGRFRLVALAEAVSWVGLLVGMYFKYLGSPRTEIGVKVFGMAHGLVFIAFVIAALLAGLAYSWGVGTWLLALLGSIVPLGSVIFLIWADRTAKLGGGAVPAASSQPRDSARTTT
- a CDS encoding acetyl-CoA C-acetyltransferase, translated to MTTSVIVAGARTPIGKLMGSLKDFSGSDLGAIAIKGALEKANVPASLVEYVIMGQVLTAGAGQMPARQASVAAGIGWDVPALSINKMCLSGIDSIALADQLIRAGEFDVVVAGGQESMTKAPHLLINSREGYKYGDVTVVDSMAYDGLHDVFTDQPMGALTEQRNDADKFTRLEQDEFAATSHRKAAAAWKDGAFTNEVVPVSIPQRKGDPIEFAEDEGIRANTTAESLSGLKPAFRKDGTITAGSASQISDGGCAVVVMNKAKAQELGLTWLCEIGAHGVVAGPDSTLQSQPANAIKKALAREGITADQLDVIEINEAFSAVALASTRELGVDADRVNRHGGAIAVGHPIGMSGARITLHAALELSRRGSGYAVAALCGAGGQGDALILRA
- the mce gene encoding methylmalonyl-CoA epimerase produces the protein MTAEQVDARPVLASALVTAVDHVGIAVPDLDAAIQWYHEHLGMILVHEEINEDQGIREAMLSLKNAAPDCAQIQLMAPLDETSTIAKFIDKRGPGIQQMAYRVSDLDAISEQLRGQGVRLIYDAPRRGTANSRINFIHPKDAGGVLVELVEPAASH
- the nucS gene encoding endonuclease NucS; this translates as MRLVIAQCTVDYVGRLTAHLPSARRLLLIKADGSVSVHADDRAYKPLNWMSPPCWLTEEAPDDSLPVWVVENKTGEQLRITIEGIEHDSSHELGIDPGLVKDGVEAHLQKLLAEHIELLGDGYTLVRREFMTAIGPVDILCRDDQGRTVAVEIKRRGEIDGVEQLTRYLELLNRDSLLAPVSGVFAAQQIKPQARTLATDRGIRCVTLDYDVMRGMDSDEFRLF
- a CDS encoding adenylate/guanylate cyclase domain-containing protein — protein: MSSHPSVAQRLGRVLERVTRQSGRLVGTPAYGSLLLGKVDESPARRRVRIQTLVTVSLLAVNVIGILVAALFVTVAFPVPSVFHDVPPWLTYAVAPAYAAFALVFGSWWITTRTVNDLRWAVEGRTPTRVDQRNAFFTPWRVAMAQLALWAVGTAAFTVLYGLYDPAFIPRIALAVAFCGILVSTGAYMFTEFALRPVAAQALAAGPPPHRLAPGIMGRTMTVWMLVSGAPMIGIGLTALLSLLLKNLTRTQLEVAIIIISLAALVSGFLLMWILAWLTATPVRVVRSALRRVEGGDLSANLVVFDGTELGELQRGFNSMVNGLRERERVRDLFGRHVGREVAAAAELQRPTLGGEERHVAVLFVDIVQSTRLVSTLPPIEVVELLNRFFAVVVEEVDRHRGIVNKFEGDATLAIFGAPVTLENPEDDALAAARTIMQRLKREVPECPAGIGVTAGQVVAGNVGANERFEYTVIGGPVNEAARLSELAKNADSRVLASAAAVENASEKERARWVFGDTVTLRGHDQPTRLAVPV
- a CDS encoding DNA-3-methyladenine glycosylase 2 family protein; protein product: MHDDFDHCYRAVQSRDSRFDGWFVTAVKTTGIYCRPSCPVRLPLARNVCFYPSSAAAQRAGFRACKRCRPDASPGSPEWNVRGDAVARAMRLIADGTVDREGVTGLAAQVGYTTRQLERVLQAEVGAGPLALARAQRVQTARVLIETTDMPFSDIAFAAGFASIRQFNDTLRAACDMTPTALRHKTIHRDRCGSAPGGQALTLRLPVRTPFAYEGVFGHLAAGAVPGCEEVRDGAYRRTLRLPSGYGVVSLTPQPDHVRCQLVLEQVRDLSTAIARCRRLLDLDADPEAVIDVLGVDADLRDLVAKAPGQRIPRTVDEEELTVRAVLGQQVSTKAARTHAARLVNAYGSPVTDPYGGLTHTFPSVVQLAEIDPAHLAMPAARRRSLTGLIGALATGELTVNPGCDWEQARQQLLALPGIGPWTAEIVAMRGLGDPDAFPASDLGVRLAAEQLGLATDVRTLTARGARWRPWRSYAVQHLWTTLDHSVNQWPPKETM